The sequence GGGCAGGGCAAGTCACAGGACTTAAGAATCAGGAAGTAGAGATTGCAATGATGGTGACCCCAGACGGACACACTCGCATAGAACTATCTCAATTTATATCACCAAAAACAATCGCTGACCACAGAACAGCTCCAGTCAATTCTCTTGGTTATCTTCGTATTATGTTTAGAGTGGACAACCTAGACGAATTGTTATCTCGCTTAGAAAAACATGGAGCCACGCTCGTTGGCGATGTGGTTATATTTGAAAATATATATAAACTCTGTTATATTCGTGGAGTTGAGGGAATCCTCATTGGGCTTGCCGAACAAATCGGAACCCAAACAGCAACGGATATTTTAGAGAACTGAATGAAACTAATTTATCCTGTTTTGTTTTTTGTTTTCATCTCAAACTGCACTCGGTTTATACTTTCACCTGGCATCAATTCAGATCTATCGGTCAGGATCCATGAGTCTAAAAATCCAACTGACGATAGTAAATACAAATTGTCTGTTTTTAAACTTAGCGACCAAAATTTAGAATTAGCTTTATTTGATATAAATAACTTCTCTTCACTAAACCCAAACTTTAATAAAAATTTGGAAGAAATTTACAAAGATATTAAAATAACCAACTTCGCATTTATCATCGAAGTATTCGCAGAAAATGGATTAGAAGATTTAAACCAAATAAACGAAATCGAAATTGATAATCCAGATTGTAAAGCTACCAAATACATAATTTATCGTTATGATTATATCAAATTCGTCCTTGTTCGCGGGAAGAGAGAAAATATTTATCCAAA is a genomic window of Leptospira bourretii containing:
- a CDS encoding VOC family protein is translated as MTKSKLLEMHNVGIVVESIDNAISFFQEIGLTLEGRMVVAGEWAGQVTGLKNQEVEIAMMVTPDGHTRIELSQFISPKTIADHRTAPVNSLGYLRIMFRVDNLDELLSRLEKHGATLVGDVVIFENIYKLCYIRGVEGILIGLAEQIGTQTATDILEN